From the Maioricimonas rarisocia genome, one window contains:
- a CDS encoding DUF1501 domain-containing protein, with protein MFSLIPHQGVAGQSNLTRREWIRVGGLSLLGLSQLQLTRLREAAASPARDPFQQNSCIFIFLFGGPSHIDLWDMKPDAPLEVRGEFSPVATATPGIQLSEHLPLLARQTDKLCLLRSMHHGDPVHGTACSQMITGRPHRRPGTTDVAAADDWPSLSSMVMRYGSREGRLPSSIVLPWYLMFPSQGRRIAGQTGGLMGDAHNAFLVDGDPSRPDFAVPGVELPAEVPGDRLLARRSLLQQIDQLNRAVVDGPGADLVSANYRTAFSMLGGRTASEAFNIHDEPETLRRQYGDDKFAQSLLLARRLVERGTSLVTVNWDDVTRGEEQSPFWDTHHDVFGRLKRLTPVFDRAFSAFLQDLHDRGLLERTLVVAMGEFGRTPKIGRITQNGMTDQTGRDHWPHAFTVLLAGGGVRGGQVYGATDRLGGYVKERAVTPADLTATILRHLGVDAGAEYHSDLLNESYPLCTGQPITDLG; from the coding sequence ATGTTCTCCCTCATTCCTCACCAAGGTGTCGCGGGCCAGTCGAACCTCACGCGGCGGGAATGGATCCGCGTCGGCGGTCTGAGTCTGCTCGGACTCAGTCAGCTGCAACTGACGCGACTGCGCGAAGCGGCAGCCTCCCCCGCGAGAGATCCTTTCCAGCAGAATTCGTGCATCTTCATCTTCCTGTTCGGCGGGCCGAGTCACATCGACCTGTGGGACATGAAGCCGGACGCACCGCTGGAAGTCCGGGGGGAGTTCTCGCCCGTCGCCACGGCCACGCCAGGCATTCAGCTCAGCGAACACCTGCCGCTGCTCGCACGACAGACCGACAAGCTCTGCCTGTTGCGGTCGATGCACCACGGTGATCCCGTACACGGCACGGCCTGCAGCCAGATGATTACCGGCCGCCCTCACCGCCGACCGGGCACCACCGACGTGGCCGCGGCCGACGACTGGCCCTCCCTCAGCTCGATGGTCATGCGATACGGCAGCCGGGAAGGACGCCTTCCCTCCTCGATCGTACTACCGTGGTATCTGATGTTCCCCAGCCAGGGACGCCGCATCGCCGGCCAGACCGGTGGCCTGATGGGCGACGCCCACAACGCCTTTCTCGTCGACGGCGACCCCAGCCGGCCCGACTTTGCCGTGCCCGGCGTGGAACTGCCGGCCGAAGTCCCCGGCGACCGCTTGCTGGCCCGCCGCAGCCTGCTGCAACAAATCGATCAACTCAATCGAGCTGTGGTCGATGGCCCGGGAGCAGATCTGGTCAGCGCCAACTATCGAACCGCATTCTCGATGCTCGGCGGCCGCACAGCCTCCGAAGCATTCAACATTCATGACGAACCCGAAACCCTCCGCCGGCAGTACGGGGATGACAAGTTCGCTCAGAGCCTGCTGCTGGCCCGCCGACTCGTCGAGCGGGGCACGTCGCTGGTCACGGTCAACTGGGACGATGTCACGCGCGGCGAAGAGCAGTCCCCCTTCTGGGACACGCACCACGACGTGTTCGGGCGACTCAAGCGGCTGACCCCCGTTTTCGATCGTGCGTTCTCTGCATTCCTGCAGGACCTGCACGACCGGGGGCTGCTCGAGCGGACGCTGGTCGTCGCGATGGGAGAGTTCGGCCGCACGCCGAAGATCGGCCGCATCACCCAGAACGGCATGACCGACCAGACCGGCCGCGACCACTGGCCGCACGCCTTCACAGTGCTGCTGGCTGGCGGCGGAGTCCGCGGCGGGCAGGTGTACGGAGCGACCGACCGCCTGGGCGGCTACGTAAAGGAGCGGGCCGTCACGCCGGCCGACCTGACAGCGACGATCCTCCGGCACCTCGGTGTCGACGCCGGAGCGGAGTACCACTCGGACCTGCTGAATGAGTCGTACCCGCTCTGCACCGGCCAGCCGATCACCGATCTGGGGTGA
- a CDS encoding secretin N-terminal domain-containing protein: MDRHPLVTPESASDRATLKFSFQNAPWPEVLAWFAELSGLTLDLTDTPPGEFNYVDDRPHTLPEALDVLNGYLLPRGFVLIRRDRFLAVLSTKNPILPNLIPTVPASRLDEYGDNELLRVTVSVTGLEPQDVAEQLGKLLGAHGEAIPVDASQSVVLQGFCKSLRSTVELLSAAVVPPADDELVFRSFTLEHIPAIDAERQIQNLFGLGSNPFRSSMARREAYSRRGRDRDDDDEDRRSGPTPLVQNLALNMKVSAMRTSNSLLVTATPAAIELIENILETIDTPPPGGTAAVFTDTRPVLRVYTVEDADEDDVAETIDAVMPGVVINEDGRHDSVHIYATPQEHREVEELIRVIDRGGSGGVDVVRLSRNDPFMMRDLLVSLFENEDRDDRPVITAEPRSASLVIRATTSQMEEIRSTLAAYGETSTASRQATTRSRFRNLRLHGGYDPTRIARMVRELLEDDRQFGNPIRVVVPSDEAEDGIEDRTDAVRRYPVNEVDGTEIRSSSGSSPQIHDSQDGCVDPVAAVTEDHTVSVVRTSGSRDQRLSAEPPRDDDRAPRVTIEVRGNELFVYSSDGVALDQVEETIRELVRQMPSRTEWTVFYLRAAAAQEAAMSLAELLQSDAYPNALIGREWEELGSDLGTQAMRIVPDARTNALFVSGPEQQVALASRFLKFLDTTELPESLRDRVPRAIPVRYANVDAVAEMIRELYKDFLEDPSARRREARRDDRDRDEREVRVSETASQPPGLRPPGIRLTLAVDAETSELLVSCNEQLFEQIRTLVEERDQAALASRPDVQVVQVNELRAAQLRTVLDGLSPQIRVDSSSTTPESPRRESPRGRSERSNGRDRD, encoded by the coding sequence ATGCCCCCTGGCCGGAAGTCCTGGCATGGTTCGCCGAACTGTCGGGGCTGACTCTGGATCTGACAGACACGCCGCCGGGAGAATTCAACTATGTGGACGACCGTCCGCATACCCTGCCCGAGGCGCTCGACGTTCTCAACGGCTATCTGTTGCCGCGGGGCTTCGTTCTGATCCGGCGTGACCGGTTTCTGGCGGTCCTGTCGACGAAGAATCCGATTCTTCCCAACCTGATTCCGACCGTTCCGGCGTCCCGCCTCGACGAATACGGCGATAACGAACTGCTGCGCGTCACCGTTTCTGTCACGGGACTGGAGCCTCAGGACGTCGCCGAGCAATTGGGCAAGCTACTCGGGGCCCACGGTGAAGCCATTCCCGTCGATGCCTCCCAGTCGGTCGTCCTGCAGGGATTCTGCAAGAGCCTCCGCAGCACGGTCGAGCTGCTTTCCGCGGCCGTGGTACCGCCGGCCGACGACGAGCTCGTCTTCCGTTCGTTCACGCTGGAGCACATTCCCGCGATTGACGCCGAGCGGCAGATCCAGAACCTGTTCGGGCTCGGATCAAATCCGTTTCGATCATCGATGGCCCGTCGCGAAGCGTATTCCCGCCGCGGTCGCGACCGCGACGACGACGATGAAGACCGTCGCTCCGGTCCCACGCCGCTGGTCCAGAATCTCGCCTTGAACATGAAAGTCTCGGCGATGCGGACGTCGAACAGCCTGCTGGTGACGGCGACGCCGGCGGCGATCGAATTGATCGAGAACATTCTCGAGACGATCGACACGCCTCCGCCGGGCGGCACCGCGGCAGTCTTCACCGACACGCGGCCTGTGCTGCGTGTCTACACCGTCGAAGATGCCGACGAAGACGACGTCGCCGAGACGATCGATGCCGTCATGCCCGGCGTCGTCATCAACGAAGACGGGCGACATGATTCCGTCCACATTTATGCGACTCCCCAGGAACACAGAGAGGTGGAAGAGCTGATTCGCGTGATCGATCGCGGCGGTTCAGGAGGCGTCGATGTCGTCCGACTCTCACGAAACGATCCGTTCATGATGAGAGACCTGCTCGTTTCGCTGTTCGAGAACGAGGATCGGGACGACCGCCCTGTCATCACGGCAGAACCCCGCAGCGCCTCGCTCGTGATCCGTGCAACGACGAGCCAGATGGAAGAGATCCGCTCGACACTTGCGGCATACGGCGAAACATCGACCGCGTCCCGTCAGGCCACGACCCGCTCCCGCTTTCGGAACCTGCGTCTGCATGGCGGATACGATCCGACGCGAATTGCCCGCATGGTTCGCGAACTGCTCGAAGACGACCGGCAATTCGGAAATCCGATCCGGGTGGTCGTTCCGTCAGACGAAGCCGAAGACGGCATCGAAGACCGCACGGACGCGGTGCGGCGCTATCCCGTCAACGAAGTCGACGGGACGGAGATCCGGTCGAGCTCCGGGTCGTCTCCACAGATCCACGACTCGCAGGATGGATGCGTCGATCCCGTCGCAGCGGTGACCGAAGACCACACCGTCTCAGTCGTGCGTACGTCCGGCTCGAGGGATCAGCGGCTCTCCGCAGAGCCTCCTCGGGACGACGACCGGGCTCCACGCGTTACGATCGAGGTCCGTGGCAACGAGCTGTTCGTCTATTCCAGCGATGGCGTCGCACTGGACCAGGTCGAAGAGACGATACGCGAACTCGTCCGGCAAATGCCCTCGCGAACCGAATGGACCGTCTTCTACCTGCGAGCCGCAGCAGCACAGGAAGCTGCGATGAGCCTTGCCGAACTCCTCCAGAGCGATGCGTACCCGAACGCACTGATCGGCCGGGAATGGGAGGAACTGGGGAGCGATCTCGGAACCCAGGCGATGCGAATCGTTCCGGATGCACGAACGAACGCATTGTTCGTCAGTGGCCCTGAGCAACAGGTCGCGCTCGCTTCACGATTCCTCAAATTTCTCGACACGACGGAACTGCCGGAATCGCTGCGGGATCGCGTTCCGCGGGCAATCCCGGTCCGGTACGCGAATGTCGATGCCGTCGCCGAAATGATCCGCGAATTGTACAAGGACTTTCTCGAAGACCCCAGCGCCCGTCGTCGCGAGGCGCGACGCGATGATCGGGACCGGGACGAACGGGAGGTGCGTGTCAGCGAGACGGCCTCCCAGCCGCCAGGGCTGCGTCCACCGGGGATCCGGCTGACTCTCGCGGTCGATGCAGAAACGAGCGAACTGCTTGTCTCCTGTAACGAGCAACTCTTCGAGCAGATTCGCACTCTGGTTGAAGAGAGGGATCAGGCAGCACTGGCTTCGAGGCCGGATGTCCAGGTCGTCCAGGTGAACGAACTGCGTGCAGCGCAGCTCCGGACGGTGCTCGACGGGCTCTCTCCCCAGATCAGAGTTGATTCGTCGTCCACCACCCCAGAGAGTCCCCGTCGCGAATCACCTCGCGGTCGTTCCGAACGTTCCAACGGGCGGGATCGCGACTGA